Proteins from a genomic interval of Desulfovibrio piger:
- a CDS encoding IS5 family transposase (programmed frameshift), with protein sequence MAAHRRHDISDKVWANIEKLLPGSKGSVGRPSADNRLFINAVFWILRTGAPWRDLPPDLGDWKNTHRRFCRWRDRGVWEKILEALIVEPDFEWLIIDASHCKVHPHAAGAAGGNEAMSRNKRGLNSKIHLAVDAHGMPVRVIVTEGTRADCKEACALIDGLSAGALLADRGYDTESILRKAGESGFQVVIPPKRSRKISRNYDRELYKVRHLVENAFLHLKRWRGIATRYAKRCASFLAAVQIRCISLWANII encoded by the exons ATGGCGGCACATCGGAGGCATGATATTTCCGACAAGGTATGGGCAAATATTGAAAAACTTCTTCCCGGTTCCAAAGGCTCTGTCGGTCGTCCTTCCGCCGATAACCGATTGTTTATCAACGCCGTCTTCTGGATACTGAGAACCGGGGCTCCGTGGCGGGATTTACCCCCCGATCTTGGCGACTGGAAAAATACACATCGCCGCTTCTGCCGATGGCGAGATCGGGGAGTTTGGGAGAAAATACTCGAAGCTCTCATTGTCGAACCTGATTTTGAATGGCTCATCATTGATGCCAGTCATTGCAAAGTACATCCCCATGCGGCGGGCGCTGCGGGAGGTAATGAGGCCATGAGCCGCA ACAAAAGGGGGCTCAACTCAAAAATACATCTGGCCGTGGATGCGCATGGTATGCCGGTCAGAGTTATTGTTACAGAAGGTACCCGAGCTGATTGCAAAGAGGCCTGTGCGTTGATTGACGGGTTGAGTGCCGGGGCACTTTTGGCTGATAGAGGCTACGATACGGAGAGTATTCTCCGCAAAGCAGGTGAATCCGGTTTCCAGGTTGTCATCCCGCCAAAGAGAAGTCGTAAAATATCACGCAACTATGACAGAGAGCTCTACAAAGTCAGGCATCTTGTCGAGAATGCTTTTCTCCATCTCAAGCGCTGGCGGGGAATTGCCACACGATATGCCAAAAGATGTGCATCTTTTCTTGCCGCCGTTCAAATCAGATGCATATCTTTGTGGGCAAACATAATTTGA
- the nspC gene encoding carboxynorspermidine decarboxylase — MKHLLPLLDPRTVPSPCFVLDEARLAANAAILDSVQQRTGAKILLALKGFAAWDSFSLLSRAKGHGPLWGTCASSVDEARLGREEFGGEVHAFAAGWTEEELDELLPLVDHLVFNSLAQWERFGPKVRAWCRDNGREISCGLRINPEHSEGAVAIYNPCSPGSRLGIRPHQLPETLPEGISGLHFHTLCEQGSDALERTLDAVEARFGKQLAQCKWINFGGGHHITREGYDLDRLCRCITRMQQNYGAQIYLEPGEAVALNAGWLVATVLDVVQADMPIAILDTSASCHMPDVLEMPYRPNLLAPEDGELRLAGENGEKAWTCRLAGKSCLAGDVIGEYSFAAPLKAGDRLIFTDMAIYSMVKTTTFNGLRLPSIGSLAADLDAADPAATARFRLVRRFGYEDFKTRLS, encoded by the coding sequence ATGAAGCATCTCCTGCCCCTGCTGGATCCCCGTACCGTCCCCTCGCCCTGCTTCGTGCTGGACGAAGCCCGTCTGGCGGCCAATGCGGCCATCCTGGACAGCGTGCAGCAGCGCACCGGCGCCAAGATCCTGCTGGCCCTCAAGGGCTTTGCCGCCTGGGACAGCTTTTCCCTGCTCTCCCGCGCCAAAGGCCACGGCCCCCTGTGGGGCACCTGCGCCAGCTCCGTGGATGAGGCCCGCCTGGGCCGCGAAGAATTCGGCGGCGAAGTGCACGCCTTTGCCGCGGGCTGGACGGAAGAAGAGCTGGACGAGCTGCTGCCGCTGGTGGATCACCTGGTCTTCAACTCCCTGGCCCAGTGGGAACGCTTCGGCCCCAAGGTCCGGGCCTGGTGCCGGGACAACGGCCGCGAGATCAGCTGCGGCCTGCGCATAAATCCCGAACATTCCGAAGGCGCCGTGGCCATCTACAATCCCTGCTCCCCGGGCTCCCGTCTGGGCATCCGGCCGCACCAGCTGCCCGAAACGCTGCCGGAAGGCATCTCCGGCCTGCATTTCCATACCCTGTGCGAACAGGGCTCCGACGCGCTGGAACGCACCCTGGATGCCGTGGAGGCCCGTTTCGGCAAGCAGCTGGCCCAGTGCAAGTGGATCAATTTCGGCGGCGGCCATCACATCACCCGCGAAGGCTACGACCTGGACCGCCTCTGCCGCTGCATCACGCGCATGCAGCAGAACTACGGCGCGCAGATCTATCTGGAGCCCGGCGAGGCCGTGGCCCTCAATGCGGGCTGGCTGGTGGCCACGGTGCTGGACGTGGTGCAGGCCGACATGCCCATCGCCATCCTGGACACCTCGGCCTCCTGCCACATGCCCGACGTGCTGGAGATGCCCTACCGCCCCAACCTGCTGGCCCCAGAAGACGGCGAGCTGCGCCTGGCGGGCGAAAACGGCGAAAAGGCCTGGACCTGCCGCCTGGCGGGCAAGTCCTGCCTGGCCGGGGACGTCATCGGCGAATACAGCTTCGCCGCGCCCCTCAAGGCCGGTGACCGCCTGATCTTCACCGACATGGCCATCTACAGCATGGTCAAGACCACCACCTTCAACGGCCTGCGCTTGCCGTCCATCGGCAGCCTGGCCGCCGACCTCGACGCCGCCGACCCGGCCGCCACGGCCCGTTTCCGTCTGGTGCGCCGCTTCGGCTACGAGGACTTCAAGACCCGTCTGTCCTAG
- a CDS encoding saccharopine dehydrogenase family protein, translating into MADILIIGAGGVGSVVAHKCAQLAKEGAFGKITLASRTLSRCDEIARSVKARLGVDIATAQVDADNVPELCALIRQVKPHTVLNIALPYQDLHIMDACLECGVHYLDTANYEPLDTAKFEYKWQWAYQERFKQAGLTALLGSGFDPGVTNVFSAWVMKHELDEVHVLDIIDCNAGDHGQPFATNFNPEINIREVTARGRYWERGEWVETDPLSWSMTYDFPDGIGPKKCFLMYHEELESLVQNLKGLKRARFWMTFSENYLNHLKVLGNVGMTRIDPVRFQGQDIVPIQFLRALLPDPASLGPLTKGKTCIGNVMRGIKDGKEKTVYIYNICDHEACYAEVGSQAISYTTGVPAMIGAKMMVSGQWLKPGVWNMEQFDPDPFMADLNAYGLPWQCVEVKD; encoded by the coding sequence ATGGCGGATATTCTGATCATCGGCGCCGGTGGCGTGGGAAGCGTGGTGGCGCACAAGTGCGCCCAGTTGGCCAAAGAAGGGGCCTTCGGCAAGATCACTCTTGCCAGTCGTACGCTTTCCCGGTGTGACGAGATCGCCCGCTCGGTCAAAGCCCGTCTGGGCGTCGACATCGCCACCGCCCAGGTGGATGCCGACAACGTGCCCGAGCTCTGCGCCCTCATCCGTCAGGTGAAGCCCCACACCGTGCTGAACATCGCCCTGCCCTATCAGGACCTGCACATCATGGACGCCTGCCTGGAATGCGGCGTGCATTATCTGGATACGGCCAACTACGAGCCCCTGGATACCGCCAAGTTCGAATACAAATGGCAGTGGGCCTACCAGGAGCGCTTCAAGCAGGCCGGCCTCACCGCCCTGCTGGGCTCCGGTTTCGACCCCGGCGTCACCAACGTCTTCTCGGCCTGGGTCATGAAGCACGAGCTGGACGAAGTGCATGTGCTGGACATCATCGACTGCAACGCCGGTGACCACGGCCAGCCCTTCGCCACCAACTTCAACCCCGAGATCAACATCCGCGAAGTGACCGCCCGCGGCCGCTACTGGGAACGCGGCGAATGGGTGGAGACCGATCCCCTGTCCTGGTCCATGACCTACGACTTCCCCGACGGCATCGGCCCCAAGAAGTGCTTCCTCATGTACCACGAGGAACTGGAATCCCTGGTGCAGAACCTCAAGGGCCTGAAGCGCGCCCGCTTCTGGATGACCTTTTCGGAAAACTACCTGAACCACCTCAAGGTGCTGGGCAATGTGGGCATGACCCGCATCGATCCCGTGCGCTTCCAGGGCCAGGACATCGTGCCCATCCAGTTCCTGCGCGCCCTGCTGCCCGACCCCGCCTCCCTGGGCCCGCTGACCAAGGGCAAGACCTGCATCGGCAACGTCATGCGCGGCATCAAGGACGGCAAGGAAAAGACCGTCTACATCTACAACATCTGCGACCATGAAGCCTGCTACGCCGAAGTGGGTTCCCAGGCCATCTCCTACACCACCGGCGTGCCCGCCATGATCGGTGCCAAGATGATGGTCTCCGGCCAGTGGCTCAAGCCCGGTGTGTGGAACATGGAACAGTTCGACCCCGACCCCTTCATGGCCGACCTCAACGCCTACGGCCTGCCGTGGCAGTGCGTGGAAGTGAAAGACTAG
- a CDS encoding CGGC domain-containing protein yields the protein MKKIGIIRCMQTEDICPGTTDFSFAAQGKGAFEELGPCEVIGFVSCGGCPGKRAVARARMLVDRGAEAVALASCICKGNPISFPCPHHETMIAAIRKKLGDGVPVLDHTH from the coding sequence ATGAAGAAGATCGGCATCATCCGCTGCATGCAGACCGAGGACATCTGCCCCGGCACCACGGACTTTTCCTTTGCCGCCCAGGGCAAGGGCGCTTTCGAGGAACTGGGCCCCTGCGAGGTCATCGGCTTCGTCTCCTGCGGCGGCTGTCCCGGCAAGCGGGCCGTGGCCCGCGCCAGGATGCTGGTGGATCGCGGCGCCGAAGCCGTTGCCCTGGCCTCCTGCATCTGCAAGGGCAACCCCATCAGCTTCCCCTGCCCGCACCACGAGACCATGATCGCCGCCATCCGCAAAAAACTGGGCGACGGCGTGCCCGTGCTGGATCACACGCACTAG
- a CDS encoding ATP-grasp domain-containing protein, whose product MIILEDPYVSPELATFAADRQEPVLDTPAARQAGLDYGLHLNLVSSRDFGRLCCQGQRLYSNSENALDWLYSRSGNAGLVRATELLKNKLLFRQRLAPLFPDFHFRELTLRDVMETHFESLPGPCVLKPAVGFFSLGVYSIENAQQWRAARDDIAAGAVRWRKEYPAAVLDNQVWLLESLIQGTEYAVDVYFNSRGEAVICNILQHDFASSEDVSDRLYYTSADIIRRMSGPLEAWFDQINERLGLRDYPVHVELRRDADGHMVPIEFNPLRFAGWCCTDISLFAWGFPTYGCYLDDRRPDWDSILPGREDKLYTLIVLNKPAACPPVRGFDYDALCARFRKVLHLRRGFYDRYSHFGFLFTETPAHDRTELDAIVRDDLLGYVIPEDHEEAPQAR is encoded by the coding sequence ATGATCATTCTGGAAGATCCGTATGTCTCGCCGGAGCTGGCCACCTTTGCCGCCGACCGGCAGGAACCTGTCCTGGATACGCCCGCTGCCCGGCAGGCCGGGCTGGATTACGGGCTGCACCTCAACCTTGTCTCCAGCCGCGACTTCGGCCGTCTGTGCTGCCAGGGGCAGCGCCTGTACAGCAATTCGGAAAACGCCCTGGACTGGCTCTACAGCCGTTCGGGCAATGCCGGGCTGGTGCGCGCCACCGAACTGCTCAAGAACAAGCTGCTGTTCCGCCAGCGTCTGGCCCCGCTCTTCCCCGATTTCCATTTCCGCGAGCTGACCCTGCGGGACGTCATGGAGACCCATTTCGAAAGCCTGCCCGGTCCCTGCGTGCTCAAGCCTGCGGTGGGCTTCTTCAGCCTGGGCGTCTACAGCATCGAGAACGCCCAGCAGTGGCGCGCCGCCCGTGACGACATCGCGGCCGGCGCCGTGCGCTGGCGCAAGGAATATCCCGCCGCCGTGCTGGACAACCAGGTCTGGCTGCTGGAATCCCTCATCCAGGGCACGGAATATGCCGTGGACGTCTATTTCAACAGCCGCGGCGAGGCCGTCATCTGCAACATCCTCCAGCACGACTTCGCCTCTTCCGAAGATGTGAGCGACCGCCTGTATTACACCAGCGCGGACATCATCCGCCGCATGTCCGGGCCGCTGGAAGCGTGGTTCGACCAGATCAACGAGCGCCTGGGCCTGCGCGATTACCCCGTCCATGTGGAACTGCGCCGCGACGCCGACGGCCATATGGTGCCCATCGAATTCAACCCGCTGCGCTTCGCGGGCTGGTGCTGCACGGACATCAGCCTCTTCGCCTGGGGCTTCCCCACCTACGGCTGCTATCTGGACGACCGGCGCCCGGACTGGGACAGCATCCTGCCCGGCCGCGAGGACAAGCTCTACACCCTCATCGTGCTCAACAAGCCCGCCGCCTGCCCGCCGGTGCGCGGCTTCGACTACGACGCCCTCTGCGCCCGCTTCCGCAAGGTCCTGCACCTGCGCCGCGGCTTCTACGACCGCTATTCCCACTTCGGCTTCCTGTTCACCGAGACCCCGGCCCATGACCGGACGGAACTGGACGCCATCGTGCGTGACGACCTGCTGGGCTACGTCATCCCCGAAGACCATGAGGAGGCGCCCCAGGCCCGATAA
- a CDS encoding homoserine dehydrogenase yields the protein MADSNKPLVVGLAGFGTVGGGLARLLEENAGIIRQRTGRDIQVKKVLVRNAQKARTVPLPPGADLTTNPDELINDPEIDVLVELMGGIDAPRTIIDRALDAGKHIVTANKALLAEEGLALFQKAAGKGRILRYEASVAGAVPVVEALRTSLAGNRISSLMGILNGTSNYILSEMTSNGLDFDVALKQAQQLGYAEADPTLDIDGHDAAHKLTLLIRLAYGVNYPYTAMPVRGIRGMSSLDIALAREFGYRIKLIAQVRERREPGQPDDKVRLEAGVFPALVPYTVLLARVGGVYNAVRVSGNACGSLFFHGRGAGDLPTAGAVLADLMAVARDENPHNTGYACDDLPRASIVPPAEWRSRYYVRVMVEDEPGVLRDLAGCMADQGVSMAQVIQRTDEGKGVPLVFMTHETTEEAMSTALQRTLDTGMLRQPAVYFRVLD from the coding sequence ATGGCCGACAGCAACAAGCCTCTGGTAGTGGGTCTGGCCGGGTTCGGCACCGTGGGCGGCGGTCTTGCCCGCCTGCTGGAAGAGAACGCCGGCATCATCCGTCAGCGTACGGGCCGGGACATCCAGGTCAAGAAGGTGCTGGTGCGCAATGCCCAGAAGGCGCGCACCGTGCCCCTGCCTCCCGGAGCCGACCTGACCACCAACCCTGACGAGCTGATCAACGATCCCGAGATCGACGTGCTGGTGGAGCTCATGGGCGGCATCGACGCCCCGCGTACCATCATCGACCGCGCCCTGGACGCCGGCAAGCACATCGTCACCGCCAACAAGGCCCTGCTGGCCGAGGAAGGGCTCGCCCTGTTCCAGAAAGCCGCCGGCAAGGGCCGCATCCTGCGCTACGAGGCCAGTGTTGCCGGCGCCGTCCCCGTGGTGGAGGCCCTGCGCACCAGCCTGGCCGGCAACCGCATCTCGTCCCTGATGGGCATCCTCAACGGCACCAGCAACTACATCCTGTCCGAGATGACCTCCAACGGTCTGGACTTCGATGTGGCCCTCAAACAGGCCCAGCAGCTGGGCTATGCCGAAGCCGATCCCACCCTGGACATCGACGGTCACGATGCGGCCCACAAGCTGACCCTGCTCATCCGCCTGGCCTACGGGGTCAATTATCCCTATACGGCCATGCCCGTGCGCGGCATCCGCGGCATGTCCAGCCTGGACATCGCCCTGGCCCGCGAGTTCGGCTACCGCATCAAGCTCATCGCCCAGGTGCGCGAACGCCGCGAGCCCGGCCAGCCCGACGACAAGGTGCGGCTGGAGGCGGGCGTGTTCCCGGCCCTGGTGCCCTATACGGTGCTGCTGGCCCGCGTGGGCGGCGTGTACAACGCCGTGCGCGTCAGCGGCAATGCCTGCGGCTCGCTCTTCTTCCACGGCCGCGGCGCGGGCGACCTGCCCACCGCCGGTGCCGTGCTGGCCGACCTCATGGCCGTGGCCCGTGACGAGAACCCGCACAACACCGGCTACGCCTGTGACGACCTGCCCCGCGCCAGCATCGTGCCGCCCGCGGAATGGCGTTCGCGCTACTATGTGCGCGTCATGGTCGAGGACGAGCCCGGCGTGCTGCGCGATCTGGCCGGCTGCATGGCCGACCAGGGCGTGAGCATGGCCCAGGTCATCCAGCGTACCGACGAAGGCAAGGGCGTGCCGCTGGTCTTCATGACCCATGAGACCACCGAAGAAGCCATGAGCACCGCCCTGCAGCGCACCCTGGATACCGGCATGCTGCGCCAGCCTGCCGTGTACTTCCGCGTGCTGGATTAA
- a CDS encoding aminotransferase class I/II-fold pyridoxal phosphate-dependent enzyme: MEEFSRIQRLPPYVFAVVGDLKMKLRRQNIDIVDFSMGNPDIPTPPHIVDKLVEAAQKPVNHRYSLSRGIPHLRDAVCERYKRLYDVDLDPNTEAIVTMGSKEGLAHLSLAMLSPGDVVLAPDPTYPIHKYAPIIAGADVRSVPIGPGRDFFEDLTAATKQAWPRPKLLFLCYPHNPTTEVTDLAFFEKVVEFAKENNIWVIHDLAYADLVFDGYKAPSFLQAKGAKDVGVEFYTMSKSYSMPGWRVGFCLGNPKLIHALSRIKSYLDYGIFQPIQIAATVGMRSGDEEVTKICDIYRQRRDWLIDGLNRIGWEVPAPKATMFVWARIPEEFRKMGSVEFSKLLLTEAQVAVSPGLGFGAYGDEYVRFALIENDHRTRQAVRNIRRLLGGSSD, translated from the coding sequence ATGGAAGAGTTCTCGCGCATCCAGCGCCTGCCCCCCTACGTTTTCGCGGTGGTAGGCGACCTTAAAATGAAGCTGCGTCGCCAGAATATTGATATCGTTGACTTCAGCATGGGAAATCCCGACATTCCCACCCCGCCGCACATCGTGGACAAGCTGGTGGAAGCCGCACAGAAGCCGGTGAACCATCGCTATTCGCTCTCCCGCGGCATCCCCCATCTGCGCGACGCCGTGTGCGAACGCTACAAGCGCCTCTATGATGTGGACCTCGATCCCAACACCGAAGCCATCGTGACCATGGGCTCCAAGGAAGGTCTCGCCCACCTTTCGCTGGCCATGCTCTCGCCCGGCGACGTGGTGCTGGCTCCCGACCCCACCTATCCCATCCACAAGTATGCGCCCATCATCGCCGGCGCCGACGTGCGCAGCGTGCCCATCGGGCCCGGCCGTGACTTTTTCGAGGACCTGACCGCCGCCACCAAGCAGGCCTGGCCCCGTCCCAAGCTGCTTTTCCTGTGCTACCCCCACAACCCCACCACGGAAGTGACCGACCTGGCCTTCTTTGAAAAGGTCGTGGAATTCGCCAAGGAGAACAACATCTGGGTCATCCATGACCTGGCCTATGCCGACCTGGTCTTCGACGGCTACAAGGCCCCCAGCTTCCTGCAGGCCAAGGGCGCCAAGGACGTGGGCGTGGAATTCTACACCATGTCCAAGAGCTACTCCATGCCCGGCTGGCGCGTGGGCTTCTGCCTGGGCAACCCCAAGCTCATCCACGCCCTGAGCCGCATCAAGAGCTACCTGGACTACGGCATCTTCCAGCCCATCCAGATCGCGGCCACCGTGGGCATGCGCAGCGGCGACGAAGAAGTCACCAAGATCTGCGACATCTACCGCCAGCGCCGTGACTGGCTCATCGACGGCCTCAACCGCATCGGCTGGGAAGTGCCCGCGCCCAAGGCGACCATGTTCGTCTGGGCCCGCATCCCCGAAGAGTTCCGCAAGATGGGGTCCGTGGAATTCTCCAAGCTGCTGCTCACCGAAGCGCAGGTGGCCGTCTCGCCGGGCCTGGGCTTTGGCGCCTACGGTGACGAGTACGTGCGCTTCGCCCTCATCGAGAACGATCACCGCACCCGTCAGGCCGTGCGCAACATCCGCCGCCTGCTCGGCGGCTCCAGCGATTAG
- the mtnA gene encoding S-methyl-5-thioribose-1-phosphate isomerase yields the protein MEHHIRFDADAMTLYLLDQRALPGREDYLPIRTLDETIRALQVMVVRGAPAIGVTAGFGCVLALEELRRSLPAGADWRTAYDQALVRLEAARPTAVNLRWGVERMRALWRAHAGLEMEALIPVLLAEAETMRREDVEICCEIGRHGASCINDGDTVLTHCNAGALATAGYGTALGVIRGALEAGKKVRVIADETRPFLQGARLTAWELQQDGIDVRVACDNACALLMQKGLVQCVVVGADRIAANGDAANKIGTFGVALLAKHFGIPFYVAAPLSTIDPRTPDGAHIPIEERPDREVTHVGETRIVPEGVPVFNFAFDVTPADCITGIITEKGVLRAPYGPAIAAALKA from the coding sequence ATGGAACACCATATCCGTTTCGACGCTGACGCCATGACCCTGTATCTGCTGGACCAGCGCGCCCTGCCCGGGCGCGAGGACTACCTGCCCATCCGCACCCTGGACGAGACCATCCGGGCCCTGCAGGTGATGGTGGTGCGCGGCGCTCCGGCCATCGGCGTCACGGCCGGTTTCGGCTGCGTGCTGGCCCTTGAGGAACTGCGCCGCAGCCTGCCTGCCGGTGCCGACTGGCGCACGGCCTATGACCAGGCCCTGGTGCGTCTGGAGGCGGCCCGGCCCACGGCCGTGAACCTGCGCTGGGGCGTGGAGCGCATGCGGGCCCTGTGGCGGGCCCATGCCGGTCTGGAGATGGAGGCCCTCATCCCCGTCCTGCTGGCCGAGGCCGAGACCATGCGCCGCGAGGACGTGGAGATCTGCTGCGAGATCGGCCGCCACGGGGCGTCCTGCATCAACGACGGCGACACCGTGCTCACCCACTGCAATGCCGGGGCCCTGGCCACGGCCGGTTACGGCACGGCCCTGGGCGTCATCCGCGGCGCCCTGGAAGCGGGCAAGAAGGTGCGGGTCATCGCCGACGAGACGCGCCCCTTCCTGCAGGGCGCGCGCCTGACCGCCTGGGAACTGCAGCAGGACGGCATCGACGTGCGCGTGGCCTGCGACAATGCCTGCGCCCTGCTGATGCAGAAGGGCCTGGTGCAGTGCGTGGTGGTGGGGGCCGACCGCATCGCGGCCAACGGCGACGCCGCCAACAAGATCGGCACTTTCGGCGTGGCCCTGCTGGCCAAGCATTTCGGCATCCCCTTCTATGTGGCGGCGCCCCTGTCCACCATCGACCCGCGCACGCCCGACGGCGCGCACATCCCCATCGAGGAGCGCCCCGACCGGGAAGTGACCCATGTGGGCGAGACCCGCATCGTCCCCGAAGGGGTGCCGGTCTTCAATTTTGCCTTCGACGTGACGCCCGCTGACTGCATCACGGGCATCATCACGGAAAAGGGCGTCCTGCGCGCGCCCTACGGCCCGGCCATCGCCGCGGCCCTCAAAGCCTGA
- a CDS encoding TIGR04326 family surface carbohydrate biosynthesis protein, with protein sequence MKELTLLADSRAPLAFHLETSAAVAHWNLRDVPGNHISLPALCDARLTEIRREHAAWACRTGLRPVEGALLHEHFQAGEKLSMWWCSLLYERHPKMTPLLYEIYKLRTLEHLLDEGGFTALRLVGGDDRLCETLLALCQATGRQFADYHDPKCRDGRYRSRLRRIYEACPSLLRAAGRFLHWWFRVRLPLRPRGGALPTLPPAHVTTGTIATYFPNVDMEAAAAGRFRSRYWEGLHDALCAAAARTPVRWLFIRFPSPQMDLAGCIRMRDRLRAARQDGVSFHYLEEFLTTADLRAAWKRYLRLAWTSRRLEASMRELCRFEGSRLNFWAYMAEDWAETFRGWRCLERCLQQRGIDNYVKAAGPQRWFTFPLENCPWERMLTHAAHTTPGAGGPVYGAQHSTIRPTDFRYFDDPVTFTDSACAPFQPDRICANGQGALRQWQAAGVPQERLELVEALRYMYLVDARKSAVPPQEGQTHHRLLVVTGFFADETADHVRLLARAVHAGLLDGWEIVVKPHPYLSVEADLRHELGAQAGRLRFADGPIATHLVPGTVVWSSASTTVVLEAALKKLPVMVMLPSDGFDLCPLQDVPGLLRTGSLDDVKRALAQAAPPALPDDYLELQPELPRWRALLEL encoded by the coding sequence ATGAAAGAACTTACCTTGCTGGCCGACAGCAGAGCGCCGCTGGCCTTCCATCTGGAGACGTCCGCCGCCGTGGCCCACTGGAACCTGCGGGACGTGCCCGGCAACCACATCTCGCTGCCTGCCCTGTGCGATGCCCGGCTGACGGAGATCCGGCGCGAGCACGCCGCATGGGCCTGCCGGACGGGCCTCAGGCCCGTGGAGGGGGCGCTGCTGCACGAGCATTTCCAGGCCGGGGAAAAGCTGTCCATGTGGTGGTGTTCGCTGCTCTACGAGCGCCATCCCAAGATGACGCCCCTGCTTTACGAGATCTACAAGCTGCGTACCCTGGAGCATCTGCTGGACGAGGGCGGCTTCACGGCCCTGCGTCTGGTGGGCGGCGACGACCGGCTGTGCGAGACCCTGCTGGCGCTCTGCCAGGCCACGGGGCGGCAGTTCGCGGACTATCACGATCCCAAGTGCCGTGACGGACGCTACCGCAGCCGGCTGCGCCGCATCTATGAGGCTTGCCCCTCCCTGCTGCGCGCGGCCGGGCGCTTCCTCCACTGGTGGTTCCGGGTGCGCCTGCCCCTCCGGCCCAGGGGCGGGGCCCTGCCCACCCTGCCGCCCGCGCATGTGACCACGGGCACCATCGCCACCTATTTCCCCAATGTGGACATGGAAGCCGCGGCAGCGGGCCGCTTCCGCTCCCGTTACTGGGAGGGCCTGCACGACGCCCTGTGCGCGGCGGCGGCCAGGACGCCCGTGCGCTGGCTGTTCATCCGCTTCCCGTCGCCGCAGATGGATCTGGCCGGCTGCATCAGGATGCGGGACCGTCTGCGGGCCGCACGGCAGGACGGCGTGAGCTTCCACTATCTGGAGGAATTCCTCACGACCGCCGACCTGCGGGCCGCCTGGAAGCGCTATCTGCGTCTGGCCTGGACCAGCCGCCGTCTGGAGGCCTCCATGCGCGAGCTTTGCCGTTTCGAGGGCTCCCGCCTGAACTTTTGGGCCTATATGGCCGAGGACTGGGCCGAGACCTTCCGGGGCTGGCGCTGTCTGGAGCGCTGCCTGCAACAGCGCGGCATCGACAATTACGTGAAGGCCGCCGGGCCCCAGCGCTGGTTCACCTTCCCGCTGGAGAACTGCCCCTGGGAACGCATGCTGACCCATGCCGCCCACACCACGCCCGGCGCGGGCGGGCCCGTGTACGGGGCGCAGCATTCCACCATCCGGCCCACGGACTTCCGCTATTTCGACGATCCGGTCACCTTCACGGACAGCGCCTGCGCGCCCTTCCAGCCCGACCGCATCTGCGCCAACGGGCAGGGGGCCCTGCGGCAGTGGCAGGCCGCCGGTGTGCCGCAGGAGCGTCTGGAGCTGGTGGAGGCCCTGCGCTACATGTATCTCGTCGATGCCCGCAAGTCCGCCGTGCCGCCGCAGGAAGGGCAGACGCACCACCGCCTGCTGGTGGTGACCGGCTTTTTTGCCGACGAGACCGCCGACCATGTGCGTCTGCTGGCCCGGGCCGTGCACGCGGGCCTGCTGGACGGCTGGGAGATCGTGGTCAAGCCGCATCCCTATCTTTCCGTGGAGGCCGACCTGCGTCACGAGCTGGGGGCCCAGGCCGGGCGCCTGCGTTTTGCCGACGGCCCCATCGCCACCCATCTGGTGCCCGGTACCGTGGTCTGGTCGTCCGCTTCCACCACCGTGGTCTTGGAAGCGGCCCTCAAAAAGCTGCCCGTCATGGTCATGCTGCCCTCGGACGGCTTCGACCTGTGCCCCTTGCAGGACGTCCCCGGCCTGCTGCGTACCGGCAGCCTGGACGATGTGAAGCGGGCCCTGGCCCAGGCCGCGCCGCCCGCCCTGCCGGACGACTATCTGGAATTGCAGCCCGAGCTGCCCCGCTGGCGGGCCTTGCTGGAATTGTAA
- the tnpA gene encoding IS200/IS605 family transposase: protein MGTKAHSLAHTKWLCKYHIVFTPKYRRKIIFAQLRESIKEILQCLCKYKGVEILEGHLMPDHIHMLVSIPPKISVANFMGYLKGKSSLMIFDKHANLKYKFGNRKFWAEGYYVSTVGLNEATIKKYIQDQERHDIMRDKLTSREYQDPFKG from the coding sequence ATGGGAACCAAGGCTCATAGCCTAGCGCATACGAAATGGTTGTGCAAGTATCATATCGTCTTTACTCCAAAATATAGAAGAAAAATAATCTTCGCACAGCTCCGTGAAAGTATAAAAGAAATTCTGCAATGCCTCTGCAAATATAAAGGGGTTGAGATTCTGGAAGGGCATCTGATGCCGGATCATATCCACATGCTGGTGTCCATTCCTCCTAAAATCAGTGTGGCAAATTTCATGGGCTACCTGAAAGGGAAAAGTTCGTTGATGATATTCGATAAGCACGCAAACCTTAAATATAAGTTTGGCAACAGAAAATTTTGGGCCGAAGGATATTATGTCAGTACGGTGGGGCTTAATGAGGCAACGATCAAAAAATATATCCAGGATCAGGAACGTCACGACATTATGAGAGACAAGCTGACATCACGCGAATATCAAGACCCCTTTAAGGGGTAG